Genomic window (Arachis hypogaea cultivar Tifrunner chromosome 13, arahy.Tifrunner.gnm2.J5K5, whole genome shotgun sequence):
AAATGTGATATTAATTGTATAACATTGTTGTGaaatcaatttatttgaatttgtaGAAGTTTATAATTTGATCGGAAACAATGTTAGGATAGTTTTCCATCCGATAAACATATAGATTTCCATATTAAAATTATAGTTTCACCACTGCCGACCACCATCATCCATGTGTTACTGCCACGCTGGAGGCCGAACAGCTCAGCGCTGGTCGTTCCTGGTTTTTCGTGGCTCCTCCAAGTCGTTTTTGCTTTTTTGTCGCTTGCTGCCTCATTTTTTTCCATGCTGAACCGCCTCTTATTTCGCCTGTGTTCTACTTCTCTTTGACTGTTGGTTTTGTTGTTTCAGTCACCTTATCTGTTTCCAGATCTGGTTCACTGAGTTGTCTTGGTTCTTCTTCCTGTGTTGCTGCTGCTCCTCCTCCATGATAAGAGGTTTTGGCTTGCGAAGGTCCTCCTTGGCTAATGGTACACCATCATTTCTACTTCTACCTAAGCTTTGTAGTTTGACCGtagtttttcactttttcttctaCTTGAGTCTCTTTCCTCCAAATATCATTTTGTGTGTCTCAACCATTTACTAGAGCGCCTCTAGCATGATAATTCAAGTATGGGTGAACACAGGTCGAGTTGGTTCGAATTTAGAGTGAAATTAGAACTGAACCAATTGAATTGTAATTTGTTCGATTTGGTTCGGATTTACGTATTTTTGTGTATGTACCCGAATCAAACCAAATCGATTAAGaaacggattggttcggttcggataATTAGGTACCCGAtgaaacaaaaattcataaaaaaatgaaatttttatcttaaaaattctgtaagtacaataaacatgtaaaatcaatagaaataatccaatcATATTTACcaccaaatatattaaaaactaaatacatTAAAATCCAAATATATTAAACACTAAagacattaaaatccaaacatgttaaacaccaaacacgtcactactagaaaactagttattacagacggatattttcgacggattttatcccacggaaatacagacggaattttagagggattttttgtcgaaaaacaaaaaaaatgaattagcataaattacagacggaaaacaaaatccgtcgataattctatCGGCAAAAGTAATTTTTTTCCATGGAAAAtagttacagacggaaaatccgtctgtaatttaaaattttctgtcGAAAATATTGAATTAAACCCAAATGAAACTCGACCTTCTTTCAGCTTCTTCCAAATGAAACACGGCTTCTTCTTCCCTCCGTAGCACAAGCTACTTCTTCTCTTCGTGGCTGCTACTTCTGCTTCTTCCGCCACTGCCACTGCCGCCGTTGCGTCGCACAATCTCTCTCTGTCATCCCTTGCGTCGCACGAGATCCCTCCACCGCCGCTCTTGTCGCATCTACTCCCATCGTCGCAGAGCTCTCTCTGCCGCCGCTCTCATCGCATCTGCTCCCTCTGGCTCCTCTTCCATCTAATCTCAACTCGCTCCCTCAGTTCTTCTCGTAACCATATCAAATTTCAGGTATATATATCCTGATTTTGTGATTCTGTTCTTCGTGATAAATTTTAGGGCTCAATTTTTCTATGCCAGTTTTAGGTTTATCATACTCTacttttgtgctttgtttgaatCTACAGGTTTACTCTAATTTTGATGAATTATTTTCTGCAATCGAAGCTTTTTTGACCTAAAATTCATGGTAGGCCATTGCCTTTTATAGTTTTTAACTTTCATAGTTTGATATTGATTTTGATGACATTGGCTCCTGGTAAACTAATGTCCAGAGAGCAGCAACTGGAAGGAGACTATCGACAGCTTCACTCGCGATTGAGGACTCACTTGGAAAGTATAGCATTTTATGGTGGAGAGATGAGAGAAGAAGCCCATATTCAACAGAAGTTTAAGACCTTGGTTAGGCATTTGAGTAGTGTCCTACATGACCATTGGTGGTTTGGCATGATTCAGGACTTTTTATTGAAGTACTTTGGTGCTACAGTTGCTGTTATTCTGATAATTGAGCCTTTCTTTTCTGGCCATCTAAGGTCTGACAGTTCAACTTTAGGGCATGCAGAGATGCTAAGCAATCTAAGATATCATACTAGTGTTATTGTTTCCCTATTTCAGTCACTGGGAACTCTTTTTATTAGTGCAAGACGGCTCAATTGACTCAGGTATATTAAATCTGTCATTTATCCTTTTTAGAAGTTGATATCGGTTTTTATTCTTGGTATGTAGGCATATGTTATATACAAATCCTTGCAAAGTTCAAGCCTATATATTCTAAGTAAACTATATATTTTATAGTGGTTATGCTGATCGCATTCATGAGTTAATGGCTGTATCAAGGGAGCTAAGCCTGAAGAATGAGAAATCTTCACTCCAAAGACGAGGAAGTAGAAGTTTCATAAGTGAAGCTAACTACATTGAATTCTCTGGTGTCAAGGCAAGTGATTTCAATGAATCATCTATACACCTGAACTTGTCATTatgattttgttattattttgataTTGATGCTGCTCCCAAAATTCAGGTTGTAACTCCCACTGGTAATGTCTTAGTGGATGACTTGACTCTTAGGGTTGAGTCATCTTCTGTATTCATCAGTAGTTTTGCATCAATCTATCTGTCTTATTTTAATGTTTCTTTCAGAAAGGAGAATCAGATTCACTTAGAAAGTTCCCTTCTAAATCTTGTCCTTTAAGATACGGAACTACAAAGATTCAAGAAGATGCCCTCACTCTGTTTCAAGCTGCATTACGTGAATTTTTGGGCTTTTGCAACTCTAAGACTCATGGGAATGAAAATAACAACTGGGGAGTTACATCACTGTCTGTTTCTGCTAGTAAGATTGTCCCCATACCATCTGTAAGTTTGAAATGCTTCAGTTACAAATTTTCTCTCAACCTTAGAACAGTAAGCACATCATAAGGTTTTGAAATGCTTATTATATCATTGATATATATTATCAATAAGCTATATGTTCAATGTTTAGGTGCATACTTGCTAGCTTaccctttaaaaatttttcttttcactGATCGTAACTCCTTAGCAAGTGATAGCTGTTTCTGTCACAGTGGTATTGAAATTTTTATCAAAACTGTATGTTTCCAGGGGACACATTCCATTGTAAAATATTTTGGTGGGCAAGTTCCATCTAGCTCATCATTTAATCAACCACTAGGCAATGCATTTGATGAAGCTGTACCAGGCAATGCATTTAGTCAGTTTTCTTAATGGAGTAACCTAGTAATGCTATGTTTATGCATTAAGTTGGCACCATcctgtcccaaaaaaaaaaaagatggtaTTGTAATAAGTTGACAATGAGCTTCAAGGACCTATACCAATTTCTAGTGGCAGTGTACCTGGTCTTGATAAGTTGCACCATGCCAAACATTTGTGAGTCAactcttttattttctgcaataaATGGCTTActacttttttaaaagatatttatcCAATTAGTGGGTAGAAGAGAAGACTGGTGGTcaaatacctgcatccactgttGCTTCTGTTTCCATTGAACTTTTTGTTCCTCTATTGATACAGAACTTCCCAATTCTACTTCAAATTCGAGTGATCAATTAATCGATcctctgtttttgttttttttcactcTCCAGGTTGGAATTGAAATGCAGAGAAAAGCAACATTGCCGTCCAGGGACGCAAAAAGCAGCAATGCGAACAGCATGAGTAAGTTGTTATTATGATCTGAACCCTTAGGGGGTTGTTGATCAGTCTCTAAATATCATATAAGCTGAGGTGTTTCTTTATGTGTGCAGTATGGacttttttgttagtttaggagACCTAGTCTAGGCATGGATTTGATAACAAAGCTTAATATAGGTTATATTGGGTGGACTTTGCCTGGCCAGGCTCTACAACGGCATTTGTGGTGCTGAagttctctctcttctatttacTTGCAAGAACCAGATACAGAAATTTATGCAAGCATGTTGGATTCATTGAATGAATGCTTACAGGTTAGTATCATTAGAtgataaatattatacaaaattagGGGGTGTTACACTCGAAGTTTGATACTTAACATtctaattggaaataaaatctagCTTCGCATATATTAGCTAACATCATAAGTGATGCTAATAAAGCCAAAACTAAAAGGTTTTGTTTATTTCATGTTTCATAGTTGATCTAGAATTCTAgattaggatatatatatatatatatatatatatatatatatatatatatatatatatatttgttgaatTGGTTATTAATCTGTTCAACCATTGCCCCTCATTTCCACGTGATAGTAAGTCTGCTCCACTTTGTAATTATTGTGGTTTTTGTAGTcttgtttttaaaaataatcatatattattatgCAAGAATTTTCACTCCCTCTTCACTATTAAGGTGGATGCCTATTGCTTGCTTCCTTTTGAAGACTCTTTTTGTTGtcacttatttattttataatcaaATTATTACAAGGAAAGAGTAATTCCTGTGTAGCCTCAATCCAGTATGTGTTCTGATCTTTTTGTGTACTTCAGATTTCTGGGATGCTTTTGGATGAAAGCCAGGTCAAGTCCATTGTTGACGAGATAAAACAAGTGATCGCAGCTAGTTCAAGTAGGAAAAGAGAGAGGGCAGAGAGGACCAAAGCTGAAGATTTTGATGCTGAAGAGAGTGAGCTGATTAAAGAGGAAAATGAACAAGAGGAAGAAGTTTTTGATCAAGTTAGTTGTTTAAATTCGTTTTTAAAAAATCTAAGTTATGTTGATTGCTGGGCTACTGTCTTTATATTATGTTTGTACAGATCAATTCTTTGGTCATCCTTTCAAAACATTTATGTGTCCCAGGTGGGAGAGATATTGGAAACTTTGATCAAAACCTTCAAAGCCTCCTTCTTACCTTTCTTCGATGAACTGTCATCATATTTGACACCTATGTGGGTATATTCCTCCCAGAAGCTGTCACTTCTCTTCTCTAATTAGTTTTTCTGTTGATATTAACTGCATTTTTATTATTGAGCTGGTCATTTAGCATTTTGATTTGGGTACTAGATCATACTTGAAGTATATGTAACTGTTTATACTTTTCTGTTTTCTATGTTTTAGCTGCACTGAATTGTAGTGATGGCTCTAAAATGTAGGATCTGTGTGATAGCAGCAATCTCTGACCATATTATTTTTGGAATATTCTTGAATTCTTCAAGTCACACTGTTGAAAGCTTTAGTTCAACGATGAATCTTCATTCTTGCTTTGGGAATTTAATTTGGCTGTGGGTTATGTTCAAATAAATTGGGAGTTAGAGATGAGCCATTCATTCTGCAGGGTTAATTCTTCAGGGCAATAAAattgcacacacacacacacatgagCTCACATATTGCTTTTATATTAAATCATAATCTTTTCTCAACTGTTGGATATAGGGAACGGACAAGACACCTGAAGAGAGGAGAATTGCCATTTATATTAAATCATAATCATAGTCGAGGCATTATTGGTGCTTTGTAATTCCTAAGGGGAAATTATACAAGAgaactaaaatatatattattgtcaTTTATGTTAGTAATAAGCTGCATAAATATTCGATCTTAATGAATCTGAGATATTTACAGTTTGAGGCTACTGCTTCATCACCAGTCTGCAGTTGATGCTGATCAATTGGAAGGGTCTGTGACATCTCtatcaaatttggatgattctGATTCTTCTAAATATCTAGTTCGGAAGAAGGTTCAAGAATCCTTGGAAAACTTAAAGGAGGAGGCAGTTGTTCCTAAAAGGTCCATTCGATGGCAACTTGGTTCCAGTTGGATACAGCATCTGCAGAAACAGGAAACATCAAAAGAATTTTTTATATGGTCTTGTTATTTGCATAACTTAGTATAGTTGAACAATATATtgagtttatgttttgaattatagttgatgtatcaacacACTTTGATATATGGTTGTTACTTattatagttgatgatcaatacattttgtttatgttttgaattatattgacttgcttgtttatagtacttttcttttagtttgataatacgatgaatttgtttattttttgaaatattataaatattcgaatataaattagataaaaatttatattaaatttatatttattttgtatgaaaacaagcttattttgtaattagaaaaataaaaaaattctattttaccttaatGAAGggtttacagacggattttctgtctgtaatcagagtgtgagatgattttgcaaagtttaaattacagacagaaaatctgtcgaaaaatctgtctgtaattacagacgaaaaatttgtctgaaaatccgtctgtaattacagacggaaaatccgtcgaaaatTTCGTCGCCTTCggaaaatggatggagaatttacagagggaaaatccgtcggtaactagtaaaaattcgtcggtaatttttcgacggaaaaaaaatccgtcggtaaataatttccgacgggacttttacagagggacaaaatccgtcggtaattttgtcggtaaccaaaaatccgtctgtaataaagactaaatctgtctgtaaatctgtttGTATTAAGCCATTTTCTAATTGTGCGTTAAAAGCTAAATATAAAAATGCAATAGAGAGAAAGTCAAAATcattaaaagatatatatatatatatatatatatatatattaaatttttattttttatttaattaatatatggtcGGATCTGCGGGTTGGTTCGAATTCCGCACCCCAGAACCGTTATTCGGACCAATTACTCGTTGGTTCTAAAACCAATTTAATTAGTTTGGTTCGGGTTCGGACAAATAATCGGGTACCCAATATCCGTGCTCACCCCTAAATCTATGATGGGATCAATTATCACAAATCCAAGACCTTTACATGTTCAACAATTTCATcatttcaaatatcaatttcatatatatatatatatatatatatatatatatatatatatcataaaaacaaaaataaaagtcacATATATAATTactcaaaatattatatattctaatattagcaaaatcatataaaaattcaTTCTCTCTCACACACATGTTTGCTGCCAAGAATaacaaaaacttgaaaaaaagtgatttgttttatttttgctgACAGAAaatggaaaaatagaaaaataattttatctcgTTTTCGTTGATTATGTTTGCGTtaccttttaaaaattatttttgcattTATTGACTGCGAAAATGatactaaatatataaattagtaaatttttgtattttgaattaaattaaattgacaaataatttttttaaataaaaaatatctattttaattaacATGCATTATAATGCAATAGTagataaaagaaaattattttttagtggtTAAATAAATTATGTGGTATTTATATGGTGATTAAAATGAGTCGAGTAGCTTTATCTCTTTCCCACTTTAACTACCTATCTAAGCAGCTATTACTTCTAGATGTTTTTGTCTTTTCATCTACCATGTGCTTAATTTATATTTGGCTTAAATTCATGTAAGTTATAAACttgtatattaatattaattttgatatataaaaaaaatatgtcaaattatttttaattatattacataAATACAAAAATCAGCCACTAACTATATAAAACTACATATTTAGTATTTATGAAAAAGTTTAATTATCTGGTTATaacaaatttgattttttttctatactaaatataattattcaggtgataataattttattaaaaaattaagtaaaataatatatatttaaatatatataatagttgattatttatctttataaaatatttttgtatgtaatatacacaaatatataataactatatttttttcagatattttattttatttgaatgcaaaataaatataattaacaataataaatttaatctaatgattattctaataaaaattattcaattttataatattacaacaatatcatttatttcttttaattaataaattcttTACAGTCTTTTTATTTTGGTCAAGTTCTTTTACTATATTTGTGCCCAATAACTTAGCCACATCAAATTgcaaaattttatctaattttcattacTTATCCATTATGTTTTCAAGCCTGTATTCCAATAGGTCATCAGCTCCCAACTGATTTACTACAACAGTTGTCTGTAAAGCCGCACCATATGAACTGCCCTTTGTCGTCTTTTTACGGTCATTTCATGGATATTAACGACATTACACACCTAATAACACGACCAAATTCTTATGGGTTACCGAACCGTACCTGGCATTAGCGGTGTACGTGTCCCGGTCCGACCCGAAGACCTGATTCGGTctcgaacactttaggggctaatttagtTTGCTTTCATCGGGTTTAGAGTCGGATAAGGGTATCAAAAATAGACCTGGTCATTATTTCgtgtcgggtccgggccatagctttGTCATCCGAACTCGACCCGAtgacccggtcatcatacacaattaatattttgtgttgttagtgatggatgatggctattcttatgtggaatttaaatattgtaaaccttaatattttgtgttattagtcattataagattataagttaatgttttatgtttaaaatgcataagactttagactaatgtataatattatgttatatatttgtattgatttaaatatttggtgttattagacaatattagtattgattatggttatgctttaattttagagaatggttggttcttgttatattttttaagtgaattttactatgtgaattgtgaaataatggttAGAGATTAGGTGACTTTTACATGCTAAAGACTcggttttcacccgatttttaccTGGTTTTCACCCGATCCGAAGATGCGTAGATTTCATCGGATCTAGGATCGGATTAGAGTCTAAAAATTAAACCCAGTCTATATTTTGAGTCGAGTCTGTGTTAAGCCAAATCCGGTGTGGCTCGACTCATGTACACCTCTACCTGGCACATTACTATGCCAATAAAACGACTGATACATGTGAAATTTTTCACAtactttaatattatattaaacatACGCATCGTTAATatcacataaaaaataaaatatttgagcgACACAAAGTCACAAATAATGACcatcacccaaaaaaaaaaaaaaaccaatctaAACGAGTATAAGCATTGTTAATATCACATTAGATATACGTAATTATCTCAAGAGAACCACTCCTCAGTTAAACCTTTCTTTGTAAACACTGCCATGAACAGTTTTTATACGTGCGTGTACTCTCAACATCAACAGGCGTCTATCAGAAATGTGCCCAACACTATTTATCACCTAAAATTAAAAGGCTTCAGCACGGTAACAATGGTCCTTTATATTTAGTGGTAAATTAGAAGATTCACATCAAATAGACAGTTATCAATGAAACAAATTAAAAGAGTTCTTTAAAACGATCtctatatttatttctttttcttccgtAGTTTCattcttttactttctttcaggttataaaatttattaataaccgATAAACACTTTCAAAACACGACCTTTTATCTAACCTAAGTAACCAACGAGATTTAAATCCACCACATCACTTGTAAGTTGTAAAGATCGTCTTTTGCAATTTAGGGCTGTTAGTTAGAAACATTTAATTCATGTTGCCCATAAAAGGCACTAGTATTCACCTATACCTAATAAATACTGTTTTGGTTTGTTAAAATCACGTAAATATTGCAAATTGCTTTAAACTCcaagaaatttattatttatttataattcttTTTATAGAATGGCATCAAGAATCAGCTGTTGATGTATATACTTTACCTAATAATTATGAAGTTAAAATAGAACAACTTAGCCAGATGTTTaatataatacttttttttttttaatattcagaGAAGACAAATCAACAGAAATGAATATACCGATCAATGCCATGTAATTAGTAACTTGATATTGAACATAAACCCAAAAAACATAAAATGATAGATAATATATTAAGCAATGCCATCAACTAAGAGATTATTACAAGGCCATTAATTAGCCATATTACAACTTGATTTGGAacataaacaaacaaaattaatGAACCAAAaacacattaataataataaagcaaAATATGATAGATAATACCATATTCATCATAATCTGATGAAATTAAATAGGCACGCTGCGAAGAACAACCGTTTCAATAGTGAGACCAGGACCAAATCCAAACAAAACACCCCATTCGAGTCCTTCACCAGTGGTTTTAAATCCTTCTTGAGCTGAATTCTTTCTCATCTCATCCAAGATGAACAAAACACATGCACTTGACATGTTACCATATTCACTAAGAACATGTCTAGTGGCTCTCATCTTCTCAGGTTTCAATTGCACCTTAGCTTCAACCTGGTCCAAAATTGCCGGTCCACCCGGATGTGCAATCCAAAATATCGAGTTATAATCATGGATTTCCAAAGGGTTGAAGGCCTCAGCCAATGCCTTGTCAATGTTCTTTGACACAATTCCAGGCACGTCCTTAAGAAGGTGAAAAGTTAGACCCACTTCGCGAAGGTGGCCGTCGATGGCGCCTTCGCTGTCGGGGGCAATGGTTTGAGCCGTCCAAATGAGCTCAAATATAGGCTTCTCGATTTCCGGGAGTGGATCCGAACCAACGATGAGGGCGGCTGCGCCGTCTCCGAAGAGTGCTTGACCAACAAGGCTGTCCAGGTGTGTGTCACTTGGACCACGGAATGTTACGGCGGTTATTTCAGAACAAACAACTAACACACGTGCACCTTTGTTGTTCTCAGCCAAATCTTTTGCCAAACGAAGCACCGTACCACctgcagagaaattaaagatgtAATAGAGTTAGTTATAACCATTCatgttatttctttttattagtttaaattaaaaaaaaaatgatatcatAACATAATATCAGaattttatgttatattaattatacgtGATGCGTATTTTTGTAGTCAATAATATAAGAAAAAGTTTTTAGAAAATCAGTTATATAAGGATGTTCTTTCTCTTCATTTTATGAAAAAAGAATGAAGACGGAATTGTTGGCTAAAGATTTGTTAATCTATCATCTAGTTTTTTGgtgaaaaatatataattaaattattatctaacaatttttaattatcatcaattttacataaaaacaatTGCACGTGAATTTTTGTCGATCAATAATTAGCCAAGATAAATTTTAAACATGTAACGCTtgacaaaatttatattttttgtaattttgtgATGAACAAGAGTGCAAAGATGAATGTAAATTAAATGTGGgttttgtaattaaataaagtTGTAACCTGCAAAGCAGCCTTGTTGGTACATCATGTAACGCTTGACATAAGGGCGAAGGCCCAAGAGTTTGGTGAGTTGGTAATCGGCACCGGGCATGTCAACACCACTGGTGGTGCAAAATATCAAGTGTGTGATCTTCGATTTTGGTTGCCCCCACTCTTTTATGGCCTTTGTTGCTGCCTCTTTCCCTAGCTTTGGTACCTCTACCACCACCATGTCTTGCCTTGCATCAATTGATGGTGCCATGTATGCACACATGTTTGGATTTTCTTTTAGTATCTCCTCAGTCAAATACATGTACCTTTTCTTGATCATTGACTTGTCACCTgaacaattttaatttgttaacacAAAAAGCACATCATAACCTATATATTAATTATTCCATGATATGTAGGTTGtttcttctaaaattatttaataaaaaagtgTTATATGTAATTATGAATTTAACAGTGCAACGTACATCTAATCACATAATATCATATCATAacaaataactattatttttattgactgcgtggataattatttaaaaaaatagatatgtaATTACAAGAttgtatgtataaaattattttatactattagtatatcaaaattaaacttataaaattatatatacagTACTTACACATGCGTTGAAATTTTTCTTTGAGTTCAGTCATATGGTCACTATTTGTGACTCTAAAGTAGTAATCAGGGTAAGTACTCTGATCAACACAATTTGCAGGGGTAGCAGTGCCAATGGCCATAATAGTGGCAGGTCCTTCAGCCCTTTGAGCCTTACGGATCTCACTTACACTCACCATGTTTCCTTTGCCTTCTCTAAAACTTAGTGATGAGTAAGTGAGTTGTTATAGAAACTTGGTAGCCTTAGGGGGGTTTTATATATATGTAAGATGAAAGGTTATTATTCTAAGTTAGATGGCTAGGAAGGTGAATAAATGCTTCCTAATAATTCAGATGGAAGAGTGGAGGGTAGCTGAAGATCACATGCTTTGACCAATAGAGAGAGAGGTAGCCCTTGTGATTTCCAACCCCATTAAGTTTGGTGACAAGTGTATGCGCATGACTTTGTACGTTTGTAGAACTTTCTACTTATCCACTCTTCTCTTATTATTATCCATTGGCTAATAATAACATGCATGTCTATTTTTTGCATGATTTGCTTATGCCTGGAATTCTATAAGCTGTGGAAAAATTCCCATACATGTTGCTTATGGGATTATTATTAGTCCCTATACtactacttatatatatatatatatatattgatatcttCTATGCCATTgccaactaaaaaaattaattagtaactaattttgaTTGGTCTAGATTAGCTAACTCATTTGTTTATAGATGTAAATTTGATTGACTGATTAACGATGAACTCTTAATAAAATTTAGatctataataaattaatatttattttgtcaaactaaaaaatatcataaaataaatataataaactaacTCATTTGTTTATAGATATCgagagtttgaaatttgaattttactttatgtatgcaataatttattgattaactataaatttttaataaaacctattaaatctacaataaattagtatttattttgtcaaattaaaaaaattatcatactAAGATacctgaaaattttcaaccacaaataAATATTTATAGGAGTACACATATATTGTAGCAATTCTCTCAATTTATAT
Coding sequences:
- the LOC112737219 gene encoding uncharacterized protein isoform X1, with translation MLDSLNECLQISGMLLDESQVKSIVDEIKQVIAASSSRKRERAERTKAEDFDAEESELIKEENEQEEEVFDQVSCLNSFLKNLSYVDCWATVFILCLYRSILWSSFQNIYVSQVGEILETLIKTFKASFLPFFDELSSYLTPILRLLLHHQSAVDADQLEGSVTSLSNLDDSDSSKYLVRKKVQESLENLKEEAVVPKRSIRWQLGSSWIQHLQKQETSKEFFIWSCYLHNLV
- the LOC112737219 gene encoding uncharacterized protein isoform X2 yields the protein MLDSLNECLQISGMLLDESQVKSIVDEIKQVIAASSSRKRERAERTKAEDFDAEESELIKEENEQEEEVFDQVGEILETLIKTFKASFLPFFDELSSYLTPILRLLLHHQSAVDADQLEGSVTSLSNLDDSDSSKYLVRKKVQESLENLKEEAVVPKRSIRWQLGSSWIQHLQKQETSKEFFIWSCYLHNLV
- the LOC112737219 gene encoding uncharacterized protein isoform X4; amino-acid sequence: MLDSLNECLQISGMLLDESQVKSIVDEIKQVIAASSSRKRERAERTKAEDFDAEESELIKEENEQEEEVFDQVSCLNSFLKNLSYVDCWATVFILCLYRSILWSSFQNIYVSQVGEILETLIKTFKASFLPFFDELSSYLTPMWGTDKTPEERRIAIYIKS
- the LOC112737219 gene encoding uncharacterized protein isoform X7, producing MLDSLNECLQISGMLLDESQVKSIVDEIKQVIAASSSRKRERAERTKAEDFDAEESELIKEENEQEEEVFDQVGEILETLIKTFKASFLPFFDELSSYLTPMWGTDKTPEERRIAIYIKS
- the LOC112737218 gene encoding chalcone synthase, producing MVSVSEIRKAQRAEGPATIMAIGTATPANCVDQSTYPDYYFRVTNSDHMTELKEKFQRMCDKSMIKKRYMYLTEEILKENPNMCAYMAPSIDARQDMVVVEVPKLGKEAATKAIKEWGQPKSKITHLIFCTTSGVDMPGADYQLTKLLGLRPYVKRYMMYQQGCFAGGTVLRLAKDLAENNKGARVLVVCSEITAVTFRGPSDTHLDSLVGQALFGDGAAALIVGSDPLPEIEKPIFELIWTAQTIAPDSEGAIDGHLREVGLTFHLLKDVPGIVSKNIDKALAEAFNPLEIHDYNSIFWIAHPGGPAILDQVEAKVQLKPEKMRATRHVLSEYGNMSSACVLFILDEMRKNSAQEGFKTTGEGLEWGVLFGFGPGLTIETVVLRSVPI
- the LOC112737219 gene encoding uncharacterized protein isoform X8; protein product: MLDSLNECLQISGMLLDESQVKSIVDEIKQVIAASSSRKRERAERTKAEDFDAEESELIKEENEQEEEVFDQVGEILETLIKTFKASFLPFFDELSSYLTPMWFEATASSPVCS
- the LOC112737219 gene encoding uncharacterized protein isoform X3, yielding MLDSLNECLQISGMLLDESQVKSIVDEIKQVIAASSSRKRERAERTKAEDFDAEESELIKEENEQEEEVFDQVSCLNSFLKNLSYVDCWATVFILCLYRSILWSSFQNIYVSQVGEILETLIKTFKASFLPFFDELSSYLTPMERTRHLKRGELPFILNHNHSRGIIGAL
- the LOC112737219 gene encoding uncharacterized protein isoform X6, with product MLDSLNECLQISGMLLDESQVKSIVDEIKQVIAASSSRKRERAERTKAEDFDAEESELIKEENEQEEEVFDQVGEILETLIKTFKASFLPFFDELSSYLTPMERTRHLKRGELPFILNHNHSRGIIGAL
- the LOC112737219 gene encoding uncharacterized protein isoform X5; this translates as MLDSLNECLQISGMLLDESQVKSIVDEIKQVIAASSSRKRERAERTKAEDFDAEESELIKEENEQEEEVFDQVSCLNSFLKNLSYVDCWATVFILCLYRSILWSSFQNIYVSQVGEILETLIKTFKASFLPFFDELSSYLTPMWFEATASSPVCS